aaatgtgtcCCTCTTGTCCAATGAGTTTGCAAACTGGCAAGAAATGGTTCCGCATTGTGATGGTGATGCCGCGACGAACAGAGTCTGACTGCAAATATTTACCTCCGGATAAAGCGGTGCCTGATTGAAAAATGGAGGAGAGTGAACGCGGAAAGAGAGTAATTAGAATCGGAGGATCTGACAAAAAGGAGCTGGGCAGGGCAGGTCAACTGTGGGCAAAGGACACgcaaacatcaaaaaaatactATCAGCCGACACGGAGACGCAGATATGGCTCCGTCGTCGGTGATCTCACAAAATGACAGTATAATATTTGACGAGTGTCGGACCGTACCACGTACTGTGACGGCCAAATAGAGTCGGAGAAATAAGAAGGGAGGGCAGTTACTACTCGAGTATAGGCGACCTCTCTCTCCTTTTCTCATTCACTAGTTTTGTATGGTTTCATCTATCGATTCAATGAATCCTTTCATTTCCTCGTTCgtaaattcaacattttaattttagttattacaggaaattagaaaagtattttttaaaattctttttactcttcaaaattgttttttaaagaaaaaatgtatttaatttcAACAGGTGCAAACAGACGTCGAGAATATACtttcaatatttatatttatcgGCGTATTACTGAGATCCGGAAGTTTGCGATTGTCGTACAAAAGATATTGCCCGGTCTCGAAGCGACATTATCTCATAAATGTAAAAGAGTGTGtgcctttgaagagtactgtagttttcaacTAGTTTGCTGTcgctgaatttttatttattgatttttcataacgTTTCTTCCCTTTCCTCGAAGTGTGTAGTTTTTCTATATAATTTAACGAAACAGGAGAAAATAACGATGAGCtggaaactacagtatccctaaaAGACGCACACTGTTCGTTtagtcgtttcgagaccgggaatcgcatttttggggaaaaatcgcaaaatctCGCATCTagataatatttaaattttgtgccACACATTTCCACgtcggaattttttctttttcccgtACAAACAACCATTTCGGTCTGCGCCTCTCAGTTTAGTACACGTGTATCAGGCATTTCATTATCGTCGCCCTTCGCACAAACTAGCCAACTGGCTATTGACATACTTTTTGTCTAATATACTATCGCTCCCTGTTCGTTTTCTCCCgtactttttattttgtttcttcCAACAAGTAAATGCTTTTCAGGGTATCAAAAATGATGTTCGACCGGCGCTTCTTCGCACTGGTCGTCCTTCTCTGTGTATCGGCAGTTCGTTCCACGGAAGATGCTTCAGATGATGAGCTGAACTACGAAATGGACGAAGGAGTCGTTGTGCTCACTGACAAGAACTTTGATGCCTTCCTCAAGAAAAATCCAAGTGTTTTAGTGAAGTTCTACGCTCCatggtgagttttaaaaatcaagaaaattggtttcaaactaaaaattgaattgaaaaattcaaatcgattttttatcgtAGACGTCTAAAATGAGATTTTCCGCCATATCGTAGGCGAGTGGGTCTCACCAACAAGCTACATTAACTCATGTTGATTTATGGGCTGCTAAcctaattattattttaaaattaaatacaaataGCAGCCTATGAATCTACACGAGTTGAAGTAGCTCGTTGGAAGCGTGGCGAGATGGCGACTATTCTCATCTTTAGACGCTTCataataaaagtttaaaactttggaatttttttttacaaatacaTAGATGCAAAATCTCATAATCTTTCACTGATTATCATTTTTGTAGGTGTGGCCACTGCAAGCACTTGGCTCCGGAATACGAGAAAGCATCTTCAAAAGTGTCAATTCCACTGGCCAAAGTCGATGCAACCGTCGAAACAGAACTCGGAAAGAGATTCGAAATTCAAGGATATCCAACTCTCAAATTCTGGAAAGATGGAAAAGGTCCAAACGATTATGATGGAGGTAGAGATGAAGCTGGAATTGTTGAATGGGTTGAGTCGAGAGTTGATCCAAATTATAAGCCACCACCAGAGGAGGTGGTTACTTtgacaactgaaaatttcgatgatttcATTTCCAACAACGAGTTGGTTCTTGTTGAATTCTATGCTCCATGGTGTGGACATTGCAAGAAGTTGGCTCCAGAATATGAGAAGGCTGCCCAAAAGTTGAAGGCTCAAGGATCAAAGGTTAAGCTAGGAAAGGTTGATGCTACAATTGAGAAGGATCTTGGAACCAAGTATGGAGTCAGTGGATACCCAACAATGAAGATCATCAGAAATGGAAGAAGATTTGATTATAACGGACCACGAGAGGCTGCTGGAATCATCAAGTACATGACTGATCAATCGAAGCCAGCTGCtaagaaattgccaaaactgaaGGATGTCGAACGATTCATGAGCAAAGATGACGTCACTATTATTGGATTCTTTGCCACCGAAGACTCAACTGCATTCGAAGCATTCTCTGATTCCGCTGAAATGCTCCGTGAAGAGTTCAAAACAATGGGACATACATCAGATCCAGCTGCATTCAAGAAGTGGGATGCCAAGCCAAATGACATTATTATCTTCTATCCATCTCTGTTCCACAGCAAATTTGAGCCAAAGAGCAGAACATACAACAAGGCTGCTGCCACATCAGAGGATCTTTTGGCTTTCTTCCGTGAACATTCTGCACCACTTGTTGGAAAAATGACCAAGAAGAACGCAGCAACAAGATACACGAAAAAACCATTGGTTGTTGTATATTATAATGCTGATTTCTCCGTTCAATATAGAGAAGGAAGTGAATACTGGAGAtccaaagttttgaatattgcTCAGAAATATCAAAAGGACAAGTACAAGTTCGCTGTTGCTGATGAAGAGGAGTTTGCCAAAGAACTTGAAGAGCTTGGACTTGGAGATTCTGGACTTGAGCATAATGTAGTTGTATTTGGTTATGATGGAAAGAAATATCCAATGAATCCAGATGAGTTTGATGGAGAACTTGATGAGAATCTTGAAGCATTCATGAAACAAATCAGTAGTGGAAAGGCCAAGGCTCACGTGAAGAGTGCTCCAGCTCCAAAAGATGATAAGGGACCAGTTAAAACCGTTGTTGGATCCAACTTTGATAAGATTGTCAATGATGAATCAAAGGATGTACTTATTGAGTTTTATGCTCCATGGTGTGGACATTGCAAGAGCTTTGAATCAAAATACGTTGAATTGGCTCAAGCTTTGAAGAAGACCCAGCCAAATGTTGTTCTCGCCAAGATGGACGCCACGATTAACGATGCTCCAAGCCAGTTCGCAGTTGAAGGCTTCCCAACTATCTACTTTGCTCCAGCTGGAAAGAAggtaaaatataatttgaaaaaaaactcgttcAGAAGCTATGATTCATATGCTGAATTTTGCGATTATTTTCGTTTCAAGAgttacggtacccggtctcaaAGCgaccgatttttttaaacttaaaagagcttgcgcctttaaggagtactgtagttactgaattttcattcatttttatacCTTTTTCATCAGAATTGGAAGTATCtgaaataagttttcaaacaaacaggtgaaaaaatcccgaaaataTGAGTATTTGGCaaatacagtaatctttaaatgggcaaacttttttgcatttaagaAAATCGTTCGTTTACCACCCCGACCGAGTACcttatttttggagcaaaattgaaacttttcacaTGCCGGTAATAATAAATTCCAATCTCATGATATCCCGCCTATACCGTAACCAACGTTTGGAGTACGGTAGGTTACGGTATGATCGCAGTGAGACTTCGGATCCTTGATAGGCCCATTttaaataaactaattttcagagtgaACCAATCAAATATTCTGGAAATCGTGATTTGGAAGATCTCAAGAAGTTCATGACCAAGCACGGTGTGAAGTCGTTCCAGAAGAAGGACGAGTTGTAAACAATTCAGAAGGAGCAATAATTCTGTGATATTTAAACTAATTTCTCTTTGTTTCTTTGTTAtgagtatttatttttagttctTGTTCATCATGctttttttgtcacttttccCTCCCCAATCCCATATTCCTCTgcttttctctcattttcggTTACGTGTATTAATTGAATGTATACGACGACGACAGTCACTAGTTTCGAAATAACTATTTTACGAGGATGAATAAACACACTGATCGCTGAGCGACGCTCCGAGCACTTTTCGAGAAGTTTCTAAGAAGCCACTTGACCGAGAGAGAGGGAGAAAGAAAAGCTTGGCATAGAAATGTGCTTGTGTTTATTTGAACTGTTAAAAGTGTTTGACGGGGGCGAAGTCACTGGGGAAACCTCGAGATCAATAGGACACGtggcaatttgaatttttggataattGGAAAAGCAGTACCCGACTAAAGATccgaatttgattttcagacattttacTGCAAACTTGATTACACAcggtaattttccaaaagttttgtGCATTGAATCCCGAAAAACTTCACAAACGCATAATATTACAACCCGATCTATGAGCAAAGTAAATAGAGAGAATCAGGCTGAAAGCTTATTGTGATTAATGAACATTAGGAACAATGctgatttcaatttgaaacatttttttttcagatcgaaaatcagttttttcagaTCGAAAATCACATTGGATCTTGACATTTTCAAgagaattattaaaatttaaatggctatttgaaaagtattgattttctgaaagataATAACTACTTACCATCTATGTCGTACCTGACTATGccaattattttcaacaattgtttattttaaaaaatttttgaagtaagcTTAAAACAAACCCAGGACCTCTGAAATGTACCAAGTTTGGAAACTAATTCCAAGTACTggtaataacaaaaattttgaattcgagGCGGATAAGCGCCAGTTGGGAGTTTTCTGATTATAATTATATTAAtagaattgccaaaaatcatgATAAACCCCtccaatcattttttgattttcgaaaaagtttcaatgtaGGTTTTGGTGAGCTGcgaagttttccaaaaatgtctaaaaactaaattcatatggttcaatttttgtcaaaaacgtTCAGCTCATGAGGAGCTTGAAACTAACCAATAAATTTTGGTCATTAAATTGGTCAGTTAAATTGATAATTGAAATTAACCGGAtatgtttggaaaaataaatgcaaaagtTCATGATCATCagatcaaaaaccaaaaacttccCCTACATTTCTATTTCCAAATTGAAGATTTCTTGAAGCCTACAAATAGTACAGTTTACAAATATCTCTCCTTCTTTCTCTCGTCCCTTCTTGCGCATCCTCAGAGCTCGGAGCTCCTATCCGTCAATATAAACAAtcattgtttcttttcttctcctcgtaccttttttcttcttcaaatccATTTTTCCTCCGCCCCCTTATCCTACAGTCCAATTCCTTTCACTCTCCACTTTCTGAGCTTCTTCTCCAACTCGCAAAAGCTTCAAAGCTCACAGAGCATTTTACGATAGTGCATTGTAATGTTCTCCACCCTAGAGTGCATCTCCAACCTGCGCATATGTTTTCGCTCTTTGACATTACATTTTCTTCCGATTCACATTTTATTCATCCACCcgataaatatattttcacacttttaattttctagagaAAATGTCCGCTATCGAGGTGACCGCTGACGCCGCTTCCACCTGGGATTGGCCACTTCAACACAACGACGGAGTTGTCAAGGTTCGggatattttttctctttaataGAAGGCTCTGCAATTTTTATGAgccaaaatttaataaaaacgctcattttttctttttggttaAATTTGGAATATAAACCAACCACGACACTTTAGTAACTTAGACTACCTactcttgaaaaaataaaacaacaattttcgaatgacgctacagtacccctacctTAACACTACTTCATAGGAAAcgtaatttttgatattaataAGTTCACAAATATATAGTAAATCATCAAATTTATCAATACAGTGAAAAGATGTTGTAATATGTTCAGAAATACCTTAGAAAACTTACTATGATCGCAATAGAAGCTGtatcaaaattaaagaaaactatatttattttgatagCTTCTATCTGGATTTTCGATAAATTGCATTTGTATACTGGAATGAATAACTAGAATAGATTATGAGTTTTTCATATAAGCATAGTTTCAAATTACACTTGAAAAATCAGCATGTTCTGTAATCATATAGACACACTGTaaaatacagtactcttcGCCTAGAGACGAAGAGTACAGTAGTTTACAGTGTGGAAAAGTACTCTGACAGTCGTAATGTTAACTCGTGTAAATTCTGACTGAATATTCTTAAATTTCAGGTCCACAACACCAAGGAAAAGTTCGAGGTCGGACTTGACGTTCA
The nucleotide sequence above comes from Caenorhabditis elegans chromosome III. Encoded proteins:
- the C14B9.2 gene encoding putative protein disulfide-isomerase A4 (Confirmed by transcript evidence), whose protein sequence is MMFDRRFFALVVLLCVSAVRSTEDASDDELNYEMDEGVVVLTDKNFDAFLKKNPSVLVKFYAPWCGHCKHLAPEYEKASSKVSIPLAKVDATVETELGKRFEIQGYPTLKFWKDGKGPNDYDGGRDEAGIVEWVESRVDPNYKPPPEEVVTLTTENFDDFISNNELVLVEFYAPWCGHCKKLAPEYEKAAQKLKAQGSKVKLGKVDATIEKDLGTKYGVSGYPTMKIIRNGRRFDYNGPREAAGIIKYMTDQSKPAAKKLPKLKDVERFMSKDDVTIIGFFATEDSTAFEAFSDSAEMLREEFKTMGHTSDPAAFKKWDAKPNDIIIFYPSLFHSKFEPKSRTYNKAAATSEDLLAFFREHSAPLVGKMTKKNAATRYTKKPLVVVYYNADFSVQYREGSEYWRSKVLNIAQKYQKDKYKFAVADEEEFAKELEELGLGDSGLEHNVVVFGYDGKKYPMNPDEFDGELDENLEAFMKQISSGKAKAHVKSAPAPKDDKGPVKTVVGSNFDKIVNDESKDVLIEFYAPWCGHCKSFESKYVELAQALKKTQPNVVLAKMDATINDAPSQFAVEGFPTIYFAPAGKKSEPIKYSGNRDLEDLKKFMTKHGVKSFQKKDEL